In the Phaseolus vulgaris cultivar G19833 chromosome 7, P. vulgaris v2.0, whole genome shotgun sequence genome, one interval contains:
- the LOC137829491 gene encoding short-chain dehydrogenase TIC 32 B, chloroplastic-like — protein sequence MVGIFSLVTGRPGASGFGSSSTAEQVTEGIDASNLTAIITGGASGIGLETARVLALRKAHVIIAARNMESAKEAKQLILHEKESARVDILKLDLCSVNSVRTFVDNFIALALPLNILINNAGVMFCPYQKTEDGIEMQFATNHLGHFLLTNLLLDKMKQTAKETGIEGRIVNLSSIAHLYTYEEGIRFDNINEEDGYSDKKAYGQSKLANILHANELSRRLQEEGVNITANSVHPGVIMTPLMRHSSLLMNFLKTFTFFMWKSVPQGAATTCFVALHPSLKGVSGKYFLDCNEYQPSAHALNQLLGRNLWDFSNKLLNSLSKA from the exons ATGGTGGGTATCTTTTCGTTGGTCACAGGGAGGCCTGGAGCCAGTGGATTTGGATCTTCCTCCACTGCTGAACAGGTTACGGAAGGAATTGATGCCAGCAACCTCACTGCAATCATCACAG GAGGAGCAAGTGGAATAGGGTTGGAGACAGCACGTGTCTTGGCTCTTCGAAAGGCCCATGTCATTATTGCTGCGAGGAACATGGAGTCTGCAAAGGAAGCCAAACAACTCATACTGCATGAGAAGGAGTCAGCTCGAGTGGACATATTGAAACTCGACCTTTGCTCAGTCAACTCTGTCAGAACATTTGTTGACAACTTCATCGCCCTTGCTCTTCCTCTCAACATCTTAAT AAACAACGCAGGGGTCATGTTCTGCCCTTATCAGAAAACAGAAGATGGGATCGAGATGCAGTTTGCAACAAATCATCTTG GTCATTTTCTCTTGACGAACCTTCTTCTTGACAAGATGAAACAAACAGCAAAAGAAACTGGAATAGAGGGCAGGATCGTTAATCTGTCATCAATTGCTCACTTATACACTTACGAAGAAGGGATTCGCTTTGATAACATCAATGAAGAAGATGG ATACTCTGACAAGAAGGCATATGGACAGTCCAAGTTAGCCAACATATTACACGCAAACGAGCTTTCTCGTCGCTTACAG GAAGAGGGTGTGAACATCACGGCCAACTCAGTCCACCCAGGGGTGATAATGACTCCTCTCATGAGACACTCTTCTTTACTTATGA ATTTTTTGAAGACTTTTACCTTCTTCATGTGGAAGAGCGTCCCGCAG GGAGCAGCCACAACGTGCTTTGTTGCTCTGCACCCAAGTTTGAAAGGGGTGTCTGGGAAGTACTTTCTGGATTGTAACGAGTATCAACCAAGTGCACATGCCTTAAACCAACTCTTAGGAAGAAATCTGTGGGATTTCAGCAACAAATTGCTTAACTCACTTTCTAAAGCTTAA